From Anopheles coluzzii chromosome 3, AcolN3, whole genome shotgun sequence, the proteins below share one genomic window:
- the LOC125907252 gene encoding uncharacterized protein K02A2.6-like, whose protein sequence is MNSPENSAADEQRRASQHWPTDFGASTSQQHHPPPGQNGTGPPSQNVAPAPSFLFPGAMPSSNEANTVVQVLQLLKQQMAQQQKLMEQLMSQQQVSFQPQQIDPPPQPTPSNPEQILDTIANQIVEFRFEPDSGITFEAWFARYEELLTKDASRLEDAARVRLLIRKLGPTEHERLTNFLLPSLPRDFTFDAIVDKLKKLFGKMESLLSKRYKCFNITKARSEDMLTFACRVNRACVDFELSKMTEDQLKSLVFVCGLREDEDAESRTRLLSRIEEKCDITLEQLSAECQRVANLKKDSAMIADCGERVLAVKSNHQRRYPYQPRNQYEGTSHSHFQSSTNGRRTQQGWEINEKAKYDKPKNPCWLCGELHWMRECTFTNHKCRDCDQIGHREGCCSTANRRRKYVHYNNANIRVVTVNVCQVQKKRKFVTVVINDQPVELQLDTASDITIISQSLWKQLGKPPLANSTVKAKSVSGANLQIDGEFQTDVRIGNTTHQATIRVIDAEHLLLGADLVELFDLGSIPMDAFCNSISTEPVSKVLERKFPAVFNGTGLCTKTCVQLQLKEGVHPVFCPKRPVAYAVQDMVDKELDRLAERGIISPVDYSEWAAPVVVVRKANGNVRICGDYSTGLNSALRPHEYPLPLPEDIFAKLAHSKLFSKIDLSDAFLQVEVDPRHRPLLTVNTHRGLYTYNRLPPGIKVAPAVFQQLADTMLAGISGVSCYMDDIVIGGSSEQEHDANLSEVLRRIEEYGFTIRAEKCAFKVKQIHYLGYIIDTNGMRPDPAKIEAITRLPEPTDLTGVRSFLGAINYYGKFVPNMRELRYPLDSLLKADTPFRWTKECRQSFNNFKTLLSSNLLLTHYDPKQNIIVSADASSVGLGATISHEYSDGSIRIVQHASRALTKAEQGYSQIDREGLAIIFAVTKFHKMIYGRRFKLQTDHRPLLRIFGSKKGIPVYTANRLQRFALTLLSYDFDIEYVRSESFGNADILSRLIRAHEKPEEDFLIASVSLEAEVKSIAASNLGAFPISFDAVVCETKSDPLLRKLYEYVQNEWPRNATISGELSQYYHRKDNLSTIEGCILFGERVVIPERLRERCLLQLHRGHPGIQRMKAIARSYVYWPTINDDITDCVNACHPCALAAKSPNHTNPVHWPNTKTPWERIHVDYAGPLDGEYFLVVVDAFSKWPEIIKTQSTTSTATIGILRSLFARFGMPVTLVSDNGTQFCSSEFEEFCLRSGVHHLTSAPYHPQSNGQAERFVDTLKRALAKITNSRTSLQESLDIFLQTYRTTPNFQNPQHQSPADVMFGRSIRTCFELLRPPSKMQYESSMNTSRVFARDDLVYAKLYHRNGWKWVPAVVVQKRGNVMYKLNTGQRMIISHVNQLKRRGNSIEQLDTETASALPLEVLLEAWNPSSSSSSSSSSSSSSSSSSSSSSSSSSSSSSSSSSSSS, encoded by the coding sequence ATGAACAGCCCCGAAAACTCCGCTGCGGATGAGCAGCGTCGAGCATCCCAACATTGGCCAACCGATTTCGGCGCCAGCACctcgcagcagcatcatccgcCTCCTGGACAAAATGGAACTGGACCGCCATCGCAGAATGTTGCCCCTGCGCCATCATTTTTATTCCCGGGGGCAATGCCATCTAGTAATGAAGCAAACACGGTAGTCCAAGTGTTGCAGCTTCTTAAGCAACAAATGGCACAACAGCAGAAATTAATGGAGCAGCTGATGAGTCAGCAGCAAGTTTCGTTCCAGCCGCAGCAGATTGATCCGCCTCCGCAGCCAACCCCCAGCAACCCCGAACAAATTTTGGACACCATTGCGAACCAAATCGTGGAATTCCGTTTCGAACCCGATTCGGGAATAACATTCGAGGCCTGGTTTGCCCGCTATGAAGAGTTGCTGACCAAAGATGCTTCAAGGCTCGAAGATGCTGCCAGAGTTCGCCTTCTGATTCGTAAGTTGGGTCCCACGGAACACGAGAGACTAACAAATTTTCTTTTGCCTAGCTTGCCACGCGATTTCACCTTCGACGCCATCGTGGACAAACTAAAAAAGCTTTTTGGCAAAATGGAGTCGCTTCTCAGCAAACGTTATAAATGTTTCAACATTACAAAAGCACGCTCGGAGGATATGCTGACCTTCGCCTGCCGCGTAAACCGTGCTTGCGTAGATTTTGAGTTGTCGAAAATGACGGAAGACCAACTCAAAAGCCTGGTGTTCGTGTGTGGCCTCAGGGAAGACGAAGACGCTGAAAGCCGTACTCGCCTTTTGTCTCGCATCGAGGAAAAATGTGATATCACTCTCGAGCAGCTGTCTGCCGAATGCCAGCGAGTGGCTAACCTTAAGAAGGACAGTGCGATGATTGCTGATTGCGGTGAACGTGTTCTAGCGGTAAAAAGCAATCATCAACGACGTTATCCGTACCAGCCGCGGAATCAGTATGAGGGCACGTCTCATTCACACTTCCAGTCGAGCACCAATGGAAGGCGCACACAGCAGGGATGGGAGATCAATGAGAAGGCAAAATACGACAAGCCTAAAAATCCTTGTTGGCTGTGCGGAGAGCTACATTGGATGCGTGAGTGTACGTTCACCAATCATAAATGTCGCGACTGTGATCAAATCGGCCATCGTGAAGGATGTTGCAGCACCGCAAATCGACGTCGCAAATATGTCCACTACAACAATGCAAACATTCGAGTCGTAACAGTGAACGTCTGCCAAGTTCAGAAGAAGCGAAAATTCGTCACGGTTGTCATCAATGATCAGCCGGTGGAACTACAACTTGACACCGCATCCGATATCACAATAATTAGCCAAAGTCTGTGGAAGCAATTAGGGAAACCACCTTTGGCCAACTCTACAGTGAAAGCTAAATCGGTTTCTGGAGCAAACCTGCAAATAGATGGCGAGTTTCAGACAGATGTTAGAATTGGAAATACGACTCACCAAGCTACCATCAGAGTCATCGATGCGGAACATCTTTTACTTGGCGCAGATTTAGTGGAGCTTTTTGATCTAGGCTCCATTCCGATGGACGCTTTCTGTAACAGCATCTCTACGGAACCGGTATCCAAAGTGCTCGAGCGAAAATTCCCAGCCGTCTTCAATGGTACGGGGCTATGTACCAAGACTTGTGTCCAACTTCAGCtgaaggaaggtgttcatccGGTGTTCTGTCCGAAGAGACCGGTCGCATATGCGGTGCAGGATATGGTCGATAAGGAGCTGGATCGATTGGCGGAAAGAGGAATAATCTCTCCCGTAGATTATTCGGAATGGGCAGCTCCAGTGGTTGTCGTCAGGAAAGCGAATGGGAATGTGCGAATCTGTGGCGACTACTCTACCGGATTGAACTCAGCGCTTCGGCCTCACGAATATCCACTGCCCCTACCGGAGGACATATTTGCTAAATTAGCACACAGTAAGTTATTTAGCAAAATTGACCTATCCGATGCATTTTTGCAGGTTGAAGTCGACCCTCGCCACCGTCCACTACTCACCGTTAACACACATCGTGGACTGTACACCTACAATAGATTGCCACCGGGAATTAAGGTAGCTCCAGCAGTCTTCCAGCAGCTTGCAGACACTATGTTAGCTGGAATCAGCGGGGTATCCTGTTACATGGACGACATAGTTATCGGGGGCTCGTCAGAACAAGAGCACGATGCAAATCTATCAGAAGTATTGAGGCGGATTGAAGAATACGGTTTTACGATTCGGGCTGAAAAGTGCGCTTTTAAGGTAAAACAGATTCACTATTTAGGATATATAATTGATACAAACGGCATGCGCCCCGATCCTGCAAAAATAGAGGCTATTACGAGACTACCAGAGCCTACAGACTTGACAGGAGTTCGTTCATTTTTAGGGGCTATAAATTATTATGGCAAATTCGTGCCCAACATGAGGGAACTGCGCTACCCCTTAGATAGCCTTTTAAAAGCTGATACGCCATTCCGTTGGACCAAAGAATGCAGGCAATCATTTAACAATTTCAAAACGCTGCTCTCGTCAAATTTGCTATTGACACATTACGATCCAAAACAGAATATAATAGTATCTGCAGATGCATCCTCAGTTGGTCTGGGAGCCACTATTAGTCACGAGTATTCGGATGGTTCCATTCGTATAGTTCAGCACGCATCGAGAGCGCTCACCAAAGCAGAACAAGGCTATAGCCAAATCGATCGCGAGGGTCTGGCAATCATATTTGCGGTCACCAAATTTCATAAAATGATTTATGGCAGACGTTTTAAACTCCAGACGGACCATCGTCCGCTGTTGAGAATATTTGGTTCGAAAAAGGGCATACCAGTATATACGGCTAACCGACTACAACGATTTGCACTTACTCTTTTATCGTACGACTTTGATATAGAATATGTCCGTAGTGAATCTTTTGGCAATGCCGATATTCTTTCTCGATTAATACGAGCGCACGAGAAACCGGAAGAAGACTTTCTGATAGCTTCAGTGAGCTTAGAAGCTGAGGTGAAATCTATCGCTGCTAGTAACCTTGGGGCTTTTCCTATAAGTTTCGATGCAGTCGTTTGTGAGACTAAATCAGATCCCCTGTTAAGGAAGCTTTACGAATACGTGCAAAATGAATGGCCAAGAAATGCTACCATCAGCGGCGAATTATCGCAATACTATCATAGGAAAGATAATCTCTCAACAATCGAAGGCTGCATTTTATTCGGAGAGAGGGTGGTCATACCCGAAAGACTAAGAGAACGCTGCCTCCTTCAGCTTCATCGAGGACATCCGGGTATACAGCGAATGAAGGCGATCGCTCGCAGTTATGTATACTGGCCAACAATTAATGATGATATTACTGATTGTGTAAATGCTTGCCATCCTTGCGCCCTTGCGGCCAAATCACCTAATCACACAAATCCTGTACATTGGCCAAATACTAAAACACCTTGGGAACGTATCCATGTAGACTACGCAGGGCCTCTTGATGGCGAATACTTTTTAGTAGTGGTGGACGCATTTTCTAAGTGGCCTGAGATTATCAAGACACAAAGCACAACCTCGACTGCTACCATCGGAATACTCAGGAGTTTATTTGCGCGTTTTGGCATGCCGGTCACACTTGTAAGTGACAACGGAACACAATTTTGTAGCAGTGAATTTGAGGAATTTTGCCTGCGTAGTGGTGTTCATCATCTTACTTCTGCCCCATACCATCCGCAGTCGAACGGACAGGCGGAAAGATTTGTCGATACGTTAAAGCGAGCTTTGGCCAAGATAACAAATAGTAGAACGTCTCTGCAAGAATCTCTAGATATATTTTTACAAACATACCGGACGACTCCTAACTTCCAAAACCCGCAACATCAGTCTCCAGCGGATGTAATGTTTGGCAGATCCATTAGAACATGTTTTGAGCTTCTTCGTCCACCTTCCAAAATGCAGTATGAATCGTCTATGAATACCAGCAGAGTTTTTGCGAGGGACGATCTGGTTTACGCGAAGCTTTATCATCGCAATGGTTGGAAATGGGTTCCCGCAGTGGTAGTTCAGAAGCGCGGCAACGTCATGTACAAACTAAACACAGGTCAACGGATGATTATCAGTCATGTGAACCAGTTGAAGCGCCGCGGCAACAGCATCGAGCAGCTTGATACCGAAACTGCATCCGCGTTACCGCTTGAAGTGTTGCTAGAGGCATGGAacccatcgtcatcgtcatcgtcatcgtcatcgtcatcgtcatcgtcatcgtcatcgtcatcgtcatcgtcatcgtcatcgtcatcgtcatcgtcatcgtcatcgtcatcgtcatcg